Proteins from a genomic interval of Clostridium sp. 'deep sea':
- a CDS encoding alpha/beta hydrolase yields the protein MSILQFKEFGDRHNKKALLIHGGYVTWRTLQIQTELLAKEYYVIVPLLNGHNLNDNSQLLSIEQEAEQIIKYLNNKNISKVEILYGASLGADIALEILSQSFDLVKYAVIESGSLGINRVTAYFLTKATVKTMYYGVRGNRFYRLILNRFLANLGMPKELYKNTKDLLSHMTKLTLNNVQSLVCNYSLKDNIKYTTAKILVIYSTKEKYLVKPYNDMKKLVANMKILCLQNYSHGELCIGNPNKVVQIIKRFVESI from the coding sequence ATGAGTATCTTGCAATTTAAAGAGTTTGGAGATAGGCATAATAAAAAGGCTCTGCTAATTCATGGAGGTTATGTTACATGGAGAACATTACAGATTCAAACAGAGTTATTAGCTAAAGAATACTATGTTATAGTACCTTTACTTAATGGTCATAACCTTAATGATAATTCACAGCTCCTATCAATAGAGCAAGAAGCTGAACAAATAATTAAATACCTTAATAACAAAAACATTAGTAAAGTAGAGATTCTATATGGTGCATCATTAGGGGCAGATATTGCTTTAGAGATACTAAGCCAAAGTTTCGACCTTGTTAAATATGCAGTAATTGAATCGGGTTCATTAGGGATTAATAGAGTTACGGCATATTTTCTAACTAAAGCAACAGTAAAGACAATGTATTATGGGGTAAGGGGTAACCGATTTTATAGACTAATTTTAAACAGATTTTTAGCAAATTTAGGAATGCCCAAAGAGTTGTATAAAAATACAAAAGATTTACTAAGCCATATGACAAAACTAACTTTAAACAATGTTCAGAGCTTAGTTTGTAATTATAGCTTAAAAGATAATATTAAATACACTACTGCTAAAATATTAGTAATTTATAGTACAAAGGAAAAATATTTAGTTAAACCTTATAACGATATGAAAAAGCTTGTAGCTAACATGAAAATCTTATGTTTGCAAAACTATTCACATGGTGAGTTATGCATTGGCAATCCAAATAAAGTTGTACAAATAATAAAAAGGTTTGTAGAAAGCATTTAA
- a CDS encoding TetR/AcrR family transcriptional regulator, which yields MNNSFYTLPKEKQLNLFYAGCKVFANNTYKKASMSKVADEARISKSLLFYYFKNKKEYYFYVLNEVAKHWNERLLSAIKEINSNDLFEMVTAIIKVKQSYVKDLQLYYTLIKRIYYEKDESLKDDLEKIKVILNKPYEDLFKRIDKSKFKDETEINNCVKILLYFAQGQLFNTEIDCIDEQFLIKELETIVNSLKRNYYKDEYLAI from the coding sequence ATGAATAATAGTTTTTATACACTGCCTAAAGAAAAACAACTAAATTTATTTTACGCTGGATGTAAGGTATTTGCTAATAATACCTATAAAAAGGCATCTATGTCTAAGGTTGCTGATGAAGCAAGAATATCTAAATCATTATTGTTTTACTACTTTAAAAATAAAAAAGAATACTATTTTTATGTATTAAACGAGGTTGCGAAACATTGGAATGAGAGACTGTTATCTGCAATTAAAGAGATTAATAGCAATGATTTATTTGAGATGGTTACAGCTATAATTAAGGTAAAACAATCTTATGTTAAAGATTTACAGCTTTATTATACTTTAATTAAAAGAATTTACTATGAAAAAGATGAAAGCCTTAAAGACGACTTAGAAAAAATAAAGGTAATCTTAAATAAACCCTATGAAGATTTGTTTAAACGAATAGATAAAAGTAAGTTTAAAGATGAAACTGAAATTAATAACTGCGTAAAAATACTGCTCTATTTCGCTCAAGGTCAGTTATTTAATACAGAAATAGACTGTATTGATGAACAGTTTTTAATAAAAGAGCTGGAGACAATAGTTAATTCTCTTAAGCGTAACTATTATAAGGATGAGTATCTTGCAATTTAA
- a CDS encoding ABC transporter ATP-binding protein, translated as MNRKLKKSIVIIVFEGLLGGCNFIVLHQVLQLVFGNGVTLNKLMTLTGIVALILTLRIILYSFGFIGSQIGGADVSRNIRIALGDKLKNIPLGLFTKRHTGFYINVATSGVSNYEKMLTHKTADIIKYIVLVIMVALFACTIYLPVGITLMISSILLIPTIIFTARIVKFYGNKKNSANSESISSIAEYISGIQTLRAYGMSGKKNKTVTDAMKDYSNISYLYERSVIPIGSIYMTLNWLAFPVSVFLAGDMWVNNALPVPDLILLLMFPLFICKINIALFIDLLAYKDLTISKNNITKIINEQEENISNEEFTPKSTEIEFNNVDFSYIEGEPVLQNTSFIIPEHSLTAIVGDSGSGKSTILNLISKYYLPQKGCIKIGGYDIEKVPSEKVFSYISTVDQDVFLFNDTIRNNIRYARPSATNEEVEHACCLANCDSFICKMKNGYDTETGENGNQLSGGERQRISVARAILKNSPIVLLDEATASLDIENELLVKQAVTNLLNADRTVIMIAHTLSIVKNADKILVLDEGRIAESGNHRELINLGGKYAAMWKASKMLI; from the coding sequence ATGAACAGAAAGTTGAAGAAATCTATTGTTATTATAGTTTTTGAAGGACTACTAGGCGGATGTAATTTTATTGTGTTACATCAAGTACTTCAGCTTGTATTTGGGAATGGAGTTACCTTAAATAAACTAATGACGCTAACTGGGATTGTGGCATTAATACTTACATTACGAATTATACTTTATTCTTTTGGATTTATAGGAAGTCAAATTGGTGGAGCTGATGTAAGTCGTAATATTAGAATTGCACTAGGTGATAAGTTAAAAAATATACCACTAGGGCTTTTTACTAAAAGACATACTGGTTTTTATATTAATGTAGCAACTAGTGGGGTTAGTAATTATGAGAAGATGTTAACTCATAAAACTGCTGATATTATAAAGTATATTGTTCTTGTAATAATGGTTGCTTTATTTGCTTGCACAATTTATCTGCCAGTAGGCATTACATTAATGATATCATCAATTCTCTTGATTCCAACAATAATTTTTACTGCACGTATAGTAAAATTTTATGGAAATAAAAAAAATAGTGCCAATTCAGAGAGTATTAGTAGTATTGCAGAGTATATTAGCGGAATACAGACACTTCGTGCCTATGGTATGAGTGGCAAAAAAAATAAAACAGTTACAGATGCAATGAAAGATTACTCAAATATTAGCTATCTTTACGAACGGTCTGTTATACCCATTGGCTCAATTTACATGACACTAAACTGGTTGGCATTTCCAGTTTCAGTATTTTTAGCTGGAGATATGTGGGTTAACAATGCACTGCCAGTACCAGACCTTATTTTACTGCTGATGTTTCCATTGTTTATATGTAAAATTAATATTGCATTATTTATTGATCTTTTGGCTTATAAAGATTTGACCATTTCAAAGAACAACATTACAAAAATCATTAATGAGCAAGAAGAAAATATTAGTAATGAAGAGTTTACCCCAAAAAGCACAGAAATTGAGTTTAACAATGTAGATTTTTCATATATTGAGGGAGAACCGGTTTTGCAAAATACCAGTTTTATTATTCCAGAACACAGCCTAACCGCTATTGTGGGTGACTCAGGCTCAGGTAAATCTACAATACTGAACTTAATTTCAAAATACTATCTGCCTCAAAAAGGATGTATTAAAATTGGTGGTTACGATATTGAAAAGGTGCCATCAGAAAAGGTTTTTTCCTATATATCTACTGTTGATCAAGATGTATTTCTATTCAATGATACTATACGAAATAATATCCGCTATGCTCGACCTAGTGCAACAAATGAAGAGGTTGAGCATGCTTGTTGTCTTGCTAACTGTGATAGTTTTATTTGTAAAATGAAGAACGGTTATGATACTGAAACTGGCGAAAACGGTAATCAACTTTCGGGTGGGGAGCGACAACGTATCTCAGTGGCTCGCGCAATTCTTAAAAATAGCCCTATTGTACTTCTCGACGAAGCAACTGCATCTCTAGATATTGAAAATGAACTTCTTGTAAAGCAAGCAGTTACAAATTTATTGAATGCTGATAGAACTGTAATTATGATAGCACATACTTTGTCTATTGTTAAAAACGCTGATAAAATTCTTGTTTTAGATGAAGGCAGAATTGCAGAAAGTGGAAACCACAGAGAGCTTATCAATCTTGGAGGTAAATATGCCGCTATGTGGAAAGCGTCGAAGATGCTTATATAA
- a CDS encoding ABC transporter ATP-binding protein — protein MSKEKKGLALLLQWAGRDRYYLYTSIACALITSLLSIIPYYCFYKIIDAVYLKICTKELIIKYVVLIITSLVVRYLLSALSGILSHKGAYHTLFKVRCRVTEHMAKMPLGSLNERSTGEIKTIMNENIEKLELFLAHNMPELVMYMTGPIVMFIYLCTINIPLALISLIPLPLALSVMMVMFARNSKLMERANKSTAALNNAIIEYIRGMRLIKAYNMGSKSFKKYSYAIDSFHSLWLEMSRKLGPMYASYTVVLESALLLLVPLGGYWFMKGSISASVLLLFAFVGTQYLTDIRPLQELGSNLAYVMNAVTQVKKILDTPVYEGGCDFPENHYIELHNVMFSYNKEKEVLKNCNIQIQHGEKIAFVGESGAGKTTVVQLISRFYDVTSGEILIGEKNVKEIDYEKLLNNVSIVFQKSFLTRGSVFENIAMGNSSATIDSVRNAAKEAQIDDFIMGLPNGYETLVGSYGTRFSGGQKQRICIARAILKNAPILILDEATSAADPENQVDIDKAIENLCKEKTVIVVAHRLGIVQSCDRIAVVENGTISRVGTWEDMLKNNTYFSKAWKDYNEARDICYVLKEGAVQCKIVS, from the coding sequence TTGAGTAAAGAAAAGAAGGGATTAGCCTTGCTTTTACAATGGGCAGGAAGAGATAGGTATTATTTATATACTTCAATTGCATGTGCTCTAATTACGAGCCTCTTGTCAATTATACCTTATTATTGTTTTTATAAAATAATCGATGCAGTATATTTAAAAATTTGTACCAAAGAACTTATTATAAAGTATGTGGTCTTAATTATCACAAGCCTTGTTGTAAGGTATCTACTTTCTGCGTTATCGGGTATTCTTTCACATAAAGGTGCATATCACACGTTATTTAAAGTGCGTTGCAGAGTGACAGAGCATATGGCAAAGATGCCTCTAGGCAGTCTAAATGAACGTAGCACCGGAGAAATAAAAACAATTATGAACGAAAACATAGAAAAATTAGAACTATTTTTGGCTCACAATATGCCAGAGCTTGTCATGTATATGACTGGTCCAATCGTAATGTTTATTTATCTTTGTACCATAAATATTCCTCTTGCGCTTATCAGCCTTATACCACTTCCGCTCGCACTAAGTGTTATGATGGTTATGTTTGCACGGAACTCAAAGCTAATGGAAAGAGCAAATAAATCAACTGCTGCTCTAAACAATGCAATTATTGAGTATATTAGGGGTATGCGATTAATTAAAGCTTACAATATGGGATCAAAGTCTTTTAAAAAGTATTCCTATGCAATTGATTCATTTCATTCACTGTGGCTAGAAATGTCAAGAAAACTTGGGCCGATGTATGCCTCATATACTGTTGTTCTCGAAAGCGCATTGTTGCTCCTTGTTCCGCTTGGAGGTTACTGGTTTATGAAGGGATCAATATCAGCAAGTGTTTTATTGTTATTTGCTTTTGTTGGAACTCAGTATCTTACAGATATCCGTCCTCTGCAGGAATTAGGTTCAAACCTTGCATATGTAATGAATGCTGTAACACAAGTTAAAAAAATTCTCGATACACCAGTTTATGAAGGGGGATGTGATTTTCCCGAGAACCATTATATTGAGCTACATAATGTTATGTTCTCCTATAATAAAGAAAAAGAAGTACTAAAAAACTGTAATATCCAGATACAACATGGTGAAAAAATAGCTTTTGTAGGAGAATCTGGAGCGGGTAAAACAACGGTTGTACAGCTTATTTCTCGTTTTTATGATGTAACAAGTGGTGAAATCCTGATTGGTGAAAAAAATGTTAAGGAAATTGACTATGAAAAACTGCTTAACAATGTATCAATCGTATTTCAAAAGAGTTTTCTTACTCGTGGAAGTGTGTTTGAGAATATTGCAATGGGAAACAGCTCAGCAACAATAGATAGTGTTCGTAATGCTGCAAAAGAAGCCCAGATTGATGATTTTATTATGGGATTACCTAACGGCTATGAAACACTTGTGGGCAGTTATGGAACACGATTTTCTGGTGGTCAAAAACAAAGAATCTGTATTGCGAGAGCAATATTGAAAAATGCTCCAATTCTAATTCTCGACGAAGCAACAAGTGCTGCTGATCCAGAGAATCAGGTCGATATTGATAAAGCAATAGAGAACTTGTGTAAAGAAAAAACAGTTATAGTAGTTGCACATCGTCTTGGTATTGTACAGAGCTGTGATAGGATTGCCGTTGTTGAAAACGGTACAATTAGTAGAGTAGGAACATGGGAAGATATGCTTAAAAACAATACTTATTTTTCAAAAGCATGGAAGGATTACAATGAAGCAAGAGATATTTGTTATGTTTTGAAAGAGGGTGCTGTGCAATGCAAAATAGTAAGTTAA
- a CDS encoding ABC transporter ATP-binding protein, translating into MIEISNLSFRYKNSKEINLKKINLQIKSGECVLLSGRSGCGKTSILRLINGLIPHFFEGEIEGTDTVNNMNIMETQMYKIAEMIGTVYQNPRSQFFNIDTDGEIAFGIENLSYPRKELIRRMNTAIAQTGVESLMGKSIYELSGGEKQKIAFASIYAMETQIILLDEPSANLDAEATQSLRKRITELKEAGKTVIITEHRLYYLNGIVDRVIYMNRGKITADMPSNQFFTMNESKRLEMGLRTVDISTVFPENKPYFKKPILQISNVSAGYKKSAVIKNISFTACAGEVIAIVGSNGAGKSTLAETLCGLNKVLSGDFRYKGELISTKQRITLGYMVFQDVDYQLFADSVKNECLYGLNSIKEKDAEEMLQSLYLTDFTEKHPATLSCGQKQRLAVAVAMLCNKELLIFDEPTSGLDLESMIKVTELIKMLPKSGRMILIVTHDYEFICRVCNRVLVMNGGQLIDDFTINVKNNTKLNNIFVKREDE; encoded by the coding sequence ATGATTGAAATAAGTAATTTGTCGTTCAGATATAAAAACTCCAAGGAGATTAATCTTAAAAAGATTAACCTGCAAATTAAAAGTGGGGAATGTGTTTTACTTTCGGGTAGAAGTGGTTGTGGCAAAACAAGTATTTTACGACTAATCAATGGGTTAATTCCTCATTTTTTTGAGGGAGAAATTGAGGGTACTGATACAGTAAATAATATGAATATAATGGAAACACAAATGTATAAGATTGCAGAAATGATTGGCACTGTGTATCAAAATCCTCGTTCTCAATTTTTCAACATCGATACAGACGGTGAAATTGCCTTTGGCATTGAAAACCTGAGTTATCCACGGAAAGAGTTAATTCGCAGAATGAATACTGCTATTGCTCAAACTGGTGTGGAAAGTCTTATGGGAAAAAGTATTTATGAACTTTCTGGTGGTGAAAAGCAAAAAATTGCTTTTGCTTCAATTTACGCAATGGAAACTCAAATAATATTACTTGACGAGCCATCAGCAAACCTTGATGCAGAAGCAACTCAAAGTTTACGAAAGCGGATTACAGAGTTGAAAGAAGCAGGTAAAACTGTAATTATTACAGAACACCGTCTTTATTACCTTAATGGTATTGTTGATAGAGTAATTTATATGAACAGAGGAAAAATTACAGCTGATATGCCGTCTAATCAGTTTTTTACAATGAATGAAAGCAAACGGCTTGAAATGGGGCTTAGAACCGTGGATATTTCTACAGTTTTTCCAGAAAACAAACCATATTTTAAAAAGCCGATATTGCAAATAAGTAATGTTTCTGCGGGATACAAAAAAAGTGCTGTTATCAAGAATATATCTTTCACGGCGTGTGCTGGAGAGGTTATAGCAATTGTGGGAAGTAATGGAGCAGGTAAATCTACACTAGCAGAGACTCTCTGTGGATTAAATAAAGTACTTAGTGGAGATTTTCGCTACAAAGGAGAACTCATATCTACAAAGCAACGTATAACTTTAGGTTATATGGTTTTTCAGGATGTAGACTATCAGCTTTTTGCAGATAGTGTAAAGAACGAGTGTCTTTATGGTCTTAATAGTATAAAAGAAAAAGATGCAGAAGAAATGCTCCAAAGTTTGTACCTTACAGATTTTACAGAAAAACACCCTGCAACGCTTTCTTGTGGGCAGAAACAAAGACTTGCAGTGGCTGTAGCAATGCTGTGCAACAAAGAATTACTTATATTCGATGAGCCAACAAGTGGGCTTGATCTTGAAAGCATGATTAAGGTAACGGAGCTAATAAAAATGTTACCTAAATCAGGCAGAATGATTTTAATAGTCACACACGATTATGAGTTTATCTGCCGTGTTTGCAACCGAGTACTTGTAATGAATGGCGGACAACTGATAGACGATTTCACTATCAACGTTAAAAATAATACTAAGTTAAATAATATATTTGTGAAAAGGGAGGATGAGTAA
- a CDS encoding energy-coupling factor transporter transmembrane component T, producing the protein MSFFQLKTDKKRIGLIKLNSRTLLFLLLIVNIAVFLMPSVIGEIMLMAMIITLALLCGVFGFSLKLGAIYFLLLGLDYLITICLGDTYLIYIALTFRFMRKVFPAAMISAILIMTTSVGEFMACLTKMKVPKSIMIPLTVLLRYFPAVAEDRQAIKKAMALRGLNGCFTKHPIRSVECLYVPLMMSASRRADELSSAAVTRGIENPKPRTSIEDVRFHFVDLFCTLFATCFVMFCVWGI; encoded by the coding sequence ATGAGTTTTTTTCAGTTAAAAACTGATAAAAAGAGGATAGGTCTTATTAAACTTAATTCTCGTACACTGCTTTTTTTGCTTTTAATTGTAAATATAGCAGTGTTTCTGATGCCATCGGTGATAGGTGAAATTATGCTGATGGCAATGATTATTACCCTTGCTTTGCTTTGTGGTGTTTTTGGCTTTTCACTTAAGTTAGGAGCTATTTACTTTCTCCTACTTGGGTTGGATTATTTAATAACAATATGTTTAGGTGATACTTATTTAATATACATAGCCTTAACATTTCGCTTTATGCGAAAAGTGTTTCCTGCTGCAATGATTAGTGCAATTCTTATTATGACAACAAGTGTTGGGGAGTTTATGGCATGCCTTACAAAAATGAAAGTACCAAAATCCATTATGATTCCGCTCACTGTTTTGCTTAGATATTTTCCAGCGGTAGCAGAGGATCGTCAGGCAATTAAAAAGGCAATGGCATTGCGGGGACTTAATGGCTGTTTTACTAAACACCCTATAAGAAGTGTGGAATGTTTGTATGTTCCACTAATGATGTCGGCGTCACGACGTGCTGATGAGCTTTCAAGCGCGGCAGTAACGAGAGGAATAGAAAATCCCAAGCCACGAACAAGTATTGAAGACGTACGTTTTCATTTTGTAGACTTGTTTTGTACACTTTTTGCAACCTGTTTTGTTATGTTTTGCGTTTGGGGGATTTAG
- a CDS encoding MptD family putative ECF transporter S component, whose amino-acid sequence MQTINNQSKKLTVRDLVTTGIFSAVFFVFTMIGGMFFVPNPVLTFVMPCAVALLTGPAYLLLVAKVPKHGPIIILGVLMGFLTFLTGMYWMWSIFYIVLSVIANFIAGTKSFKSMKLNILSFLVFSMNPMGSYMMLWINKKNYFKYMVSKGAEQVYVNTMGTAAQGWMLPAMIISIIIAGLISAFIGKAMLKKHFEKAGMTA is encoded by the coding sequence ATGCAAACAATCAATAATCAAAGCAAAAAGCTTACTGTTAGAGACCTTGTAACAACAGGCATTTTTAGTGCAGTATTCTTTGTATTTACAATGATCGGAGGAATGTTTTTTGTACCGAATCCTGTACTAACATTTGTTATGCCATGTGCAGTAGCACTTCTTACTGGGCCTGCATATCTTTTGCTTGTAGCAAAGGTGCCTAAACACGGTCCAATTATTATACTTGGGGTACTCATGGGCTTTTTAACATTTTTAACAGGTATGTATTGGATGTGGAGTATTTTCTATATAGTATTGAGTGTTATTGCTAATTTTATTGCAGGCACTAAAAGTTTTAAGAGCATGAAACTCAATATTTTAAGCTTTTTGGTGTTTTCTATGAACCCCATGGGATCCTATATGATGCTTTGGATTAACAAGAAAAATTACTTTAAGTATATGGTCAGCAAGGGAGCTGAGCAGGTATATGTTAACACAATGGGTACAGCCGCCCAGGGATGGATGTTACCTGCTATGATTATTTCAATTATTATTGCAGGACTTATTAGTGCTTTTATTGGAAAAGCAATGTTAAAAAAACACTTTGAGAAAGCAGGAATGACAGCATGA
- a CDS encoding AraC family transcriptional regulator: MKGIVYEYYEPKLTKEKFIPCDTPSQLPNNGKCWKLHSSIGKGYFWIFDSGKHFNIKIHDFYMHKDSLIDMSVPECLSTTYYESVLGEELNPYKRLNCNVVKSFLGGYKPFNALIHKKIPIKSIGIEYEPEYYEKYLKANYSNQYQSPQDAFRCIDETSDFHEMVLLLNQVKNYRGKGISAELFFEAKAAEALSLVFERHMKLNSVKKIKISKQDKEMIKSVCAYINNHYADKLSLELLAKIARMGTTKLKSCFKAYNNCTITEYIQNCRIGQAEHLLTYTNLSICQVADAVGYRNAGRFADLFRKAKGILPGEFKKIAGKK; encoded by the coding sequence ATGAAAGGAATTGTTTACGAATATTACGAGCCAAAACTTACAAAAGAAAAATTTATCCCCTGCGACACTCCAAGTCAGCTTCCAAACAATGGTAAATGCTGGAAACTACATAGCTCCATCGGAAAAGGTTATTTTTGGATTTTTGATTCAGGAAAGCACTTTAATATAAAAATACATGATTTTTACATGCACAAGGATTCTTTGATTGATATGAGTGTGCCTGAATGCCTTAGTACCACCTATTATGAGTCTGTTTTAGGTGAAGAACTCAACCCATACAAAAGGTTGAACTGTAATGTAGTTAAAAGCTTTCTGGGAGGATACAAACCATTCAACGCACTAATACATAAAAAAATACCAATTAAATCAATCGGCATTGAATATGAACCAGAGTATTATGAAAAATACCTAAAGGCAAATTACAGTAATCAGTATCAAAGCCCTCAGGATGCTTTTAGGTGTATTGATGAGACTTCGGATTTTCACGAAATGGTATTGCTATTAAATCAAGTAAAAAACTATAGAGGAAAAGGTATTTCTGCAGAGCTTTTTTTTGAAGCAAAGGCGGCAGAAGCTCTTTCACTAGTATTTGAGAGGCATATGAAGCTGAATTCTGTAAAAAAAATTAAGATATCGAAACAAGACAAAGAGATGATTAAAAGCGTTTGTGCTTATATAAACAATCATTATGCAGATAAACTATCGCTTGAGCTACTAGCTAAAATAGCGCGTATGGGAACAACTAAATTAAAAAGCTGCTTCAAAGCATACAATAACTGTACCATAACCGAGTATATCCAGAACTGCCGTATCGGTCAGGCTGAACATCTTTTAACATATACAAACTTGTCTATTTGTCAGGTAGCAGACGCAGTTGGTTACCGCAACGCTGGACGCTTTGCGGATCTTTTTAGAAAAGCAAAAGGTATTCTTCCTGGTGAGTTTAAAAAAATCGCAGGCAAGAAATAA
- a CDS encoding aromatic acid exporter family protein — MLKIGARNLKTAISVFICIILCDILKQPYPFYACIAAVICMQNSVENSFIIGKNRVIGTIVGGIVGYLLSVLFGNTPAICALGIVLVIYICNLLDKKGSVVISCIVLIAIMVNLKNVTAFEYAVLRVIDTIIGIIVSILVNKYFRIEKINFSKIFKRSKTD; from the coding sequence ATGTTAAAAATAGGTGCTAGAAATCTAAAGACAGCAATCTCAGTTTTTATTTGTATAATTTTATGTGATATTTTAAAACAACCATATCCCTTTTATGCGTGTATAGCAGCAGTAATATGTATGCAAAATTCAGTTGAAAACTCATTTATTATAGGCAAAAATAGAGTAATAGGAACTATAGTAGGTGGTATAGTTGGATATTTGTTATCAGTATTATTTGGCAATACCCCAGCAATATGTGCTTTGGGAATTGTTTTAGTAATATACATTTGTAATTTGTTAGATAAAAAAGGATCTGTAGTGATATCATGTATAGTATTAATCGCAATTATGGTAAACCTAAAAAATGTTACAGCATTTGAATATGCAGTTCTTAGAGTAATAGATACTATTATTGGGATAATTGTTTCAATATTAGTAAATAAATATTTTAGGATTGAAAAGATAAATTTTTCAAAGATATTTAAACGTAGTAAAACTGATTAA
- a CDS encoding ATP-binding protein, whose protein sequence is MNKKQIYDLATLRFIEETENILFFRSLGVGKTHLAIFLAYK, encoded by the coding sequence ATAAACAAAAAACAGATCTATGATCTAGCGACTCTAAGGTTTATTGAGGAAACTGAGAATATTTTGTTCTTTAGATCTTTGGGAGTTGGCAAGACTCATCTTGCCATTTTCCTTGCTTATAAATGA
- the proS gene encoding proline--tRNA ligase, with protein MTTSSKKFVNEITDREKNFAQWYTDVIRKTKLVDYSPVKGFMVIRPYGYEIWEGIQLYVNEKLKKTGHKNCYFPLLIPESLLNKEKEHVNGFSPEVAWVTHGGDNELSERLCIRPTSEAIVCSMYAKWLSSYRDLPYLYNQWCSVVRWEKTTRPFLRTSEFLWQEGHTLHQTEEEACEEALLILDIYKKMAADLLAIPMVVGEKSEREKFAGAKSTYTMEALMYDGKALQSGTTHHLAQNFSNAFNITYQAKSGELKNPYQTSWGISTRLIGALIMVHGDNRGLVLPPKVAPIQVVIVPIAQKKPKVLTKATYVYNKIKEKGNRVKLDSDINTSSGWKFNEYEMKGIPLRVEVGPRDIEKNVVQVVRRDNLEKITVSIDSIEDRIPLLLQEVQESMFNKAQDNLHHKTFTFNNYQDFKSKIDSSGGFGKGMWCGDKSCEEKIKENTSATIRCIPFEQEDLGKYCHFCGKKAKCMVYLAKSY; from the coding sequence ATGACTACATCTAGTAAAAAATTTGTAAACGAAATAACCGATAGGGAGAAAAATTTTGCCCAATGGTATACTGATGTGATAAGAAAAACAAAATTAGTAGATTATTCACCAGTAAAAGGGTTCATGGTTATAAGACCTTATGGATATGAGATATGGGAGGGGATACAGCTCTATGTTAATGAAAAATTAAAAAAGACGGGGCATAAGAACTGTTATTTTCCACTGCTAATTCCAGAGAGTTTGCTGAATAAAGAAAAAGAACACGTAAATGGCTTTTCACCTGAGGTAGCTTGGGTAACTCATGGTGGAGATAATGAGTTAAGTGAAAGGTTGTGTATAAGACCAACATCTGAAGCTATCGTATGTTCAATGTACGCTAAATGGCTCTCTTCTTACAGGGATTTACCATATCTCTATAATCAATGGTGCTCAGTAGTGAGATGGGAGAAGACCACGAGACCATTTCTAAGAACATCAGAATTCTTATGGCAAGAAGGGCATACTTTACATCAAACAGAGGAAGAAGCCTGTGAAGAAGCTTTACTTATTTTAGATATTTACAAAAAAATGGCAGCGGATCTCTTAGCTATACCCATGGTAGTTGGTGAAAAATCTGAGAGAGAAAAATTTGCTGGAGCTAAATCTACATATACAATGGAAGCCCTAATGTATGACGGAAAAGCATTACAGTCTGGAACTACACATCATTTAGCTCAGAACTTTTCCAACGCATTTAATATAACTTATCAAGCTAAGAGTGGTGAACTTAAAAATCCTTATCAAACTTCTTGGGGGATTTCCACAAGATTAATCGGAGCTTTAATAATGGTGCACGGTGATAACAGAGGTCTTGTTTTACCGCCTAAAGTAGCTCCAATTCAAGTAGTTATAGTACCTATTGCCCAGAAAAAACCCAAAGTCTTAACAAAGGCTACCTATGTTTATAATAAGATTAAAGAAAAAGGTAATAGAGTAAAACTTGATAGCGATATCAATACATCTTCTGGCTGGAAGTTTAATGAATATGAAATGAAAGGTATTCCATTAAGAGTTGAAGTTGGTCCAAGAGATATTGAAAAAAATGTCGTACAAGTAGTTAGAAGAGACAATTTAGAAAAAATAACTGTTTCAATAGATAGTATTGAAGACAGAATACCATTACTATTACAAGAAGTACAGGAATCAATGTTTAATAAGGCTCAAGATAATCTACATCATAAAACATTTACATTTAATAACTATCAAGATTTTAAAAGCAAAATAGATAGTTCTGGTGGATTTGGCAAAGGCATGTGGTGTGGAGACAAATCTTGTGAAGAGAAAATTAAAGAAAATACCAGCGCTACAATACGCTGTATTCCTTTTGAACAAGAAGATTTAGGTAAATATTGTCATTTTTGTGGCAAAAAAGCAAAATGTATGGTTTACTTAGCTAAGTCATATTAG